In Ctenopharyngodon idella isolate HZGC_01 chromosome 1, HZGC01, whole genome shotgun sequence, a single genomic region encodes these proteins:
- the eef1a1b gene encoding elongation factor 1-alpha 1b encodes MGKEKLHINIVVIGHVDSGKSTTTGHLIYKCGGIDKRTIEKFEKEAAEMGKGSFKYAWVLDKLKAERERGITIDISLWKFETSKYYVTIIDAPGHRDFIKNMITGTSQADCAVLIVAAGVGEFEAGISKNGQTREHALLAYTLGVKQLIVGINKMDSTEPNYSQKRYEEIVKEVSTYIKKIGYNPDTVAFVPISGWNGDNMLEASPNMTWFKGWKITRKDGSASGTTLLEALDAIQPPTRPTDKPLRLPLQDVYKIGGIGTVPVGRVETGILKPGLVVTFAPVNVTTEVKSVEMHHEALSEALPGDNVGFNVKNVSVKDIRRGNVAGDSKNDPPQEAASFTAQVIILNHPGQISAGYAPVLDCHTAHIACKFAELKEKIDRRSGKKLEDNPKSLKSGDAAIVDMIPGKPMCVESFSEYPPLGRFAVRDMRQTVAVGVIKGVEKKTPTSGKVTKSAQKAQKNK; translated from the exons ATGGGTAAGGAGAAGCTCCATATCAACATCGTGGTCATTGGCCATGTGGACTCAGGGAAGTCCACCACCACTGGCCACCTCATTTACAAGTGTGGAGGCATCGACAAGAGGACCATTGAAAAGTTTGAGAAGGAAGCTGCTGAG ATGGGAAAAGGCTCCTTTAAGTACGCTTGGGTCCTTGACAAGCTCAAAGCTGAGAGAGAGCGAGGGATCACCATCGACATCTCCCTGTGGAAGTTTGAGACCAGCAAGTACTATGTCACCATCATTGATGCTCCAGGACACAGAGACTTTATTAAGAACATGATCACTGGCACCTCACAG GCAGACTGTGCTGTGTTGATTGTGGCGGCTGGCGTTGGTGAATTTGAGGCTGGTATCTCAAAGAACGGGCAAACACGTGAGCATGCCTTGCTGGCATACACCCTGGGTGTCAAACAACTGATCGTGGGCATCAACAAGATGGACTCTACGGAACCCAATTACAGCCAGAAGCGCTATGAGGAGATTGTGAAAGAAGTCAGCACTTATATCAAGAAAATCGGCTACAACCCCGATACTGTGGCATTTGTGCCAATCTCCGGATGGAATGGGGATAACATGCTGGAGGCCAGCCCAAAT ATGACCTGGTTCAAGGGCTGGAAGATCACTCGTAAGGATGGGAGTGCCTCTGGAACGACTCTATTGGAGGCTCTGGATGCCATTCAGCCTCCAACCCGCCCCACTGACAAACCCCTCCGACTCCCACTGCAGGATGTGTACAAAATAGGAG GAATTGGTACTGTGCCTGTGGGACGTGTAGAGACAGGCATTCTGAAACCTGGTCTAGTTGTGACATTTGCACCTGTGAACGTGACCACTGAGGTGAAATCTGTGGAGATGCATCACGAGGCTCTATCTGAAGCTCTTCCAGGGGATAATGTGGGATTTAACGTGAAGAATGTCTCAGTCAAAGATATCCGACGTGGGAACGTTGCAGGTGACAGCAAGAACGATCCTCCACAGGAGGCGGCGAGTTTCACGGCTCAG GTGATCATTCTGAACCATCCAGGTCAGATCAGTGCTGGTTATGCCCCAGTGCTGGACTGCCACACTGCTCATATTGCCTGTAAGTTTGCCGAGTTAAAGGAAAAGATTGACCGTCGCTCTGGGAAGAAGCTAGAAGACAATCCCAAGTCCCTGAAGTCTGGGGATGCTGCTATTGTAGATATGATACCAGGCAAACCCATGTGTGTGGAGAGTTTCTCTGAGTATCCTCCTCTTG GTCGCTTTGCAGTGCGTGACATGCGTCAGACCGTAGCAGTGGGCGTCATCAAGGGTGTTGAGAAGAAGACCCCTACCTCTGGGAAGGTCACAAAATCTGCCCAAAAGGCCCAGAAGAACAAATGA